Sequence from the Nocardia cyriacigeorgica GUH-2 genome:
TCAAGCGTTCGCCCGCGGGCAAGCCCGACTACCGCTGGGCCAAGGCGCAGACCGAGGCCCGCCCGGCCGACGAGCACGCCGAGGCGAGCAGCAAGTAAGTCACACAACGAGAGGGCCGTCGCGAACCTCGCGGCGGCCCTCTCGTTTTCGTCCGGACACTGAAGGTCCGGACACTGAAAGGCTCGGACACAAAAATCGGCCCGCCGGATGATTACCGGCGGGCCGATGTCGTCGACCGCGGTCAGGCCGAGTCGACCGCGGTCAGGCCGAGTCGACCACTGCCGAGGCCGAATCGACCACGGCTTGGATCGTGTCGACCACGGCTAGGACCGCGCCGACCGAGGACTCAGGCCGAGTCGGCCAGATGCTCCGCGATCGGCAACAGATGATCGGGAGCCGGGCCGAGAGCGAATTCGTTGTGCTTGGCCGCGGTGAAGTAGTTCTGCACGATGTGGTCGCGGTCGATGCCGATGCCGCCGTGCACGTGGACCACGGTGTGCGCGATCCGGTGCCCCGCTTCGGCGGCCCAGAACTTGGCGGTGTGCACGGCGGGCGCGGCGGGCAGGTCTTCGGAGAGCTGCCAGGCGGCCTGGGTGACGGTCAGGCGCAGGCCGCCGAGGTCGATGTAGGCGTCGGCCAGTCGCTGGGCCACGGCTTGGAAGCTGCCGATGGCCTTGCCGAACTGCTCGCGCTCGCGGGCGTAGTCGGCCACCAGTTCGAGGGCGCGTTCGAGGGTGCCGAGCTGCTGGGCGCTGAGCCCGAGCCAGGCACGCAGCAGCAGCCAGTCCAGGATCTCGGCACCGGTGTCCACGGTGCCGAGCAGCTCGGCCGGTGCCTCGGTGAGCGTGACCGCGAACTCCGCGCTGCGGTCGACCACCTGCTGCGCGTGTACCTGCACCGCGGCCTGCGACGGGTCGACCAGGAATACTGCGGTCCGCTCGGCGACGGTGGCGGGCACCAGGATCCGATGGGCGCGGTCGGCGACCGGGACGGTGATCTTGGCGCCGGTGACGCGCCAGCCGTCGGCGGTCTCGGTGGCGGTGGTGTCGGGTGTGGTGGTGTCCCAGTTGTGTTCCTCGGTCAACGCGGCGGTGAGGATCAGCTTGCCGGAACCCGCCTTGCGCGCCAGTTCCTGCTGCTCGGCATCGCCGAACCGGGCCAGCGCGCCGGCCCCGAGCACGATCGAGGACAGGTACGGGACGGCGGCCACGTACCGGCCGAGTTCGCGCAGGATCGAGGTCTGTTCCAGCACGCCGAAGTCATTGCCGCCCACGGCCTCCGGCAAGGCGGCGGCGAGCACGCCGGTCTCGGCCAGCGACTGCCACAGCGGTTCGTCGAAGCGGACGTCGGCGGTGTCGAGTTCGCGCAGCCGGTCGTCGGTGACCAGCTTGGCGCACACCTCGCCGGTCAGCCGGGCCAGATCGCCCTGGGCCTCGGTGGGAGTGAAATCCATGGTGAGTTCCTGCTTTCCGATTCCGGTCTCAGCGGGCGGCGGCGGGCTGCTTCAGCGCGGTCATGGCGATGATGTCGCGCTGGACCTCGTTGGTGCCGCCGCCGAAGGTCAGGATCAGCGCGGCCCGGTGCATCCGCTCCAGCCGTCCGCGCAGCACCGAGCCGGGGGAGTCCTGGCGCAGGTAGGCCTGCGGTCCCAGCACCTCCATCAGCAGCCGGTAGGCCTCGGTGGCCAATTCGGTGCCGTACACCTTGCAGGCCGAGGCGTCCCACGGGCGCGGCGCGGCGTCACCGCCGGCGTCGGCGCGGCTGGCGATCTCCCAGTTCAGCAGCTTCAGGTATTCGACCTTGGCGTGCACCTTGGCCAGGTTCAGCCGCACCCATTCGCGGTCGATCACCCGCGAGCCGTCCGAGGATTTTGTCTCGCGCGCCCACTCGACGGTCTGTCGCAGCGCCAGCGCCAGCGGCGCCGAGGAGGTGAGCGCGACCCGCTCGTGGTTGAGCTGGTTGGTGACCAGCGGCCAGCCGCCGTTCTCCTTGCCGACCAGCGCCGTCACCGGCACGCGCACGTCCTGGTAGTAGGTGGCGCTGGTGTCGGGCCCGGCCATGGTGTGCACCGGCGTCCAGGAGAAGCCCTCGGCATCGGTGGGCACGATGAGCATGCTGATGCCCTTGTGCTTCTTGGCCGTCGGATCGGTGCGGCAGGCCAGCCAGACGTAATCGGCATAGGCGATGAGGCTGGTCCACATCTTCTGCCCGTTGATGACGTACTCGTCGCCGTCGCGCACCGCGGTGGTGCGCAGCGAGGCCAGGTCGGTGCCGGCGCCGGGCTCGGAATAGCCGATGGAGAAGTGCAGCTCACCTGCGGCGATCTTGGGCAGGAAGAATTTCTTCTGTTCCTCGCTGCCGTAATGCATGATGGTCGGCGCGACGGAGTTGATGGTCAGGAACGGCACCGGCGCGCCCGCGATGGCGGCTTCGTCGGTGAAGATCAGCTGATCCAGCATCGGCCGGTCCTGGCCGCCGAACTCCTTGGGCCAGCCCAGCGCCAGCCAGCCGTCGCGGCCCATCTCCCGCACGACCTCGCGGTAGACGTTGCCCTGCCCGTACTCACCGGTCTGCGCGCTGAGCGCGGCGCGGCGTTCGGGAGTGATCAGCGTGGCGAAGTAGTCGCGCAGCTCCGCTCGTAGCTGTTGCTGCTGCGGCGTATAGGCGATGCGCATGGGCGTTACCTCGGGCCTTCATTCATCGAATAGGGACACCCGGATAGGAAACCGGCGTTCCGATCATTGCATATCGACTGAAACATGTTCCAGTATTGATAATGGATCCACTCGATGTCGGCCCGCGCGGCGGCATCGGCTTGTTACTCTTCGGCGACAGCCGCGGTGAAGGAGTTCTGATGAAGGTCGTTGTTGATCTCGACCAGTGCGAAGCGAACGGAATCTGTGTCGGAATCGCCCCCGACGTGTTCGAACTCGATGATGAAGACGTGCTGCACATTGCCGAGGGTGAAGTTCCTGCCGATCGCCTCGCCGAGGTGGAGGACGCGGTCGCGCAATGCCCGAAAGCGGCGCTGAAATTGTTGTAATCGGCTCTTGCCGTGAACTGGAACACGTTCTAAAGTCGGCCCGGTGAACGATAACGATGTGAGCCTTGCCGGACGTGTTGCGATCGTGACCGGGGCGGGTGCCGGCCTCGGTCGCGCCGAGGCGCTGGCCCTCGCCGGCGCCGGCGCCTCGGTCGTCGTCAACGACCTGGCCGATTCGGAGGCCGTGGCTCAGACCATGGCCGAGATTCGCGCACTCGGTGCGAAAGCGGAGTTCGTCGCGGGCAGTGTCGCCGAGCGGTCCACCGCGGACGAGTTGATCCGCACCGCCACCGAAGCCTTCGGCGGGCTCGACATCGTGGTCAACAATGCGGGCATCACGCGTGACCGGATGCTGTTCAATATGTCCGACGAGGACTGGGACGCGGTGATCGCCGTTCATCTGCGCGGCCATTTCCTGCTCTGCCGCAATGCGGGTGCGTACTGGCGCGGCAAGTCCAAGGAGGCGGGCGCTCCGGTGTACGGCCGCATCGTCAACACCTCCTCCGAGGCCGGCCTGCTCGGTCCGGAGGGGCAGGCGAATTACGGCGCGGCCAAGGCGGGCATCACCGCGCTGACTTTGTCGGCGTCGCGCGCGCTCTCGCGCTTCGGCGTGCGGGCCAACGCGATCTGCCCGCGGGCCAGGACCGCGATGACGGAGGCTGTGTTCAAGGACGCGCCCGAGGGTGCGGTCGATCCGCTCTCGCCCGACCATGTCGCGCGACTGGTGGCTTATCTGTCCTCGCCCGCGGCCGAAGTGGTCAACGGGCAGGTGTTCGTGGTGTACGGGCCGATGGTCGCGCTGATGGCGGCGCCGGAAGTCGAGCAGCGCTTCGATGCGACGGGCGAACAGTGGTCGACCGGTGATCTGGCCGTCACGCTGAGCGGGTACTTCGCCCAGCGGCCCGAAGGTCGTACCTTTTCTGCAACGTCACTACACGAACTGGGCTGACCAGCCCCGTTGCCCGTCCGTCCGCTCGACCGCTTTCTG
This genomic interval carries:
- a CDS encoding acyl-CoA dehydrogenase family protein, with product MDFTPTEAQGDLARLTGEVCAKLVTDDRLRELDTADVRFDEPLWQSLAETGVLAAALPEAVGGNDFGVLEQTSILRELGRYVAAVPYLSSIVLGAGALARFGDAEQQELARKAGSGKLILTAALTEEHNWDTTTPDTTATETADGWRVTGAKITVPVADRAHRILVPATVAERTAVFLVDPSQAAVQVHAQQVVDRSAEFAVTLTEAPAELLGTVDTGAEILDWLLLRAWLGLSAQQLGTLERALELVADYAREREQFGKAIGSFQAVAQRLADAYIDLGGLRLTVTQAAWQLSEDLPAAPAVHTAKFWAAEAGHRIAHTVVHVHGGIGIDRDHIVQNYFTAAKHNEFALGPAPDHLLPIAEHLADSA
- a CDS encoding acyl-CoA dehydrogenase family protein, which codes for MRIAYTPQQQQLRAELRDYFATLITPERRAALSAQTGEYGQGNVYREVVREMGRDGWLALGWPKEFGGQDRPMLDQLIFTDEAAIAGAPVPFLTINSVAPTIMHYGSEEQKKFFLPKIAAGELHFSIGYSEPGAGTDLASLRTTAVRDGDEYVINGQKMWTSLIAYADYVWLACRTDPTAKKHKGISMLIVPTDAEGFSWTPVHTMAGPDTSATYYQDVRVPVTALVGKENGGWPLVTNQLNHERVALTSSAPLALALRQTVEWARETKSSDGSRVIDREWVRLNLAKVHAKVEYLKLLNWEIASRADAGGDAAPRPWDASACKVYGTELATEAYRLLMEVLGPQAYLRQDSPGSVLRGRLERMHRAALILTFGGGTNEVQRDIIAMTALKQPAAAR
- a CDS encoding ferredoxin, with the translated sequence MKVVVDLDQCEANGICVGIAPDVFELDDEDVLHIAEGEVPADRLAEVEDAVAQCPKAALKLL
- a CDS encoding 3-oxoacyl-ACP reductase, producing the protein MNDNDVSLAGRVAIVTGAGAGLGRAEALALAGAGASVVVNDLADSEAVAQTMAEIRALGAKAEFVAGSVAERSTADELIRTATEAFGGLDIVVNNAGITRDRMLFNMSDEDWDAVIAVHLRGHFLLCRNAGAYWRGKSKEAGAPVYGRIVNTSSEAGLLGPEGQANYGAAKAGITALTLSASRALSRFGVRANAICPRARTAMTEAVFKDAPEGAVDPLSPDHVARLVAYLSSPAAEVVNGQVFVVYGPMVALMAAPEVEQRFDATGEQWSTGDLAVTLSGYFAQRPEGRTFSATSLHELG